The region GGGCCCGTACTCTCGGTGGACGGCCCTGCTGAGGGGCTCGGCCGTACGGCGCCGTGAGGCGCTCCGTGTGAAGGCACCCGTGTTCGACCGACGTCACGGAGTCTTCCGCATGTCTTCCGACACCCTCGCCAAAACATCCGCCGCACCGGACATACCGGAGCAGGCCGACTCCCTGCGGATCGTCCCGCAGCGCCGTCTCGGTCAGTGGACGGCCGCCGTCGCCGTGCTGGTGCTGCTCGGGCTCGCCGTCACCTCCGTCGTCCGCAACAAGGCGTTCCAGTGGGGAGTGGTCGGCGACTACTTCACCTCGGACTCCGTACTGCGCGGCCTGTGGCTCACCCTGTGGCTGACGGCCGTGGTGATGGTGCTCGGCTTCGTCCTTGGGGCGCTGCTCGCGGCGGCCCGGTTGTCCGCCAACCCCGTGCTGCGCGGCGTGAGTTGGGGTTACGTGTGGCTGTTCCGGTCGATCCCGATCCTGGTGCAGCTGCTGCTGTGGTTCAACATCGGGGCGCTGTATCCGCAGCTTCTCGGCGTGAAGACGGTCAATCTGTTCACCCCGATCGCGGTCGCGATCATCGGGCTCACCCTGCACGAGGCCGCCTATGCCGCCGAGGTCGTCCGCGGCGGCATCCTCTCCGTCGACCGCGGGCAGATCGAGGCCGCGCAGGCGCTCGGGCTGAGCCGGTGGCGCCGCTGGTGGCGGATCGTGCTGCCGCAGGCGATGCGCTCCATCGTGCCGCCCGCCGGGAACATGCTGATCGGCACCCTCAAGGGCACCTCGATCGTCAGCGTCATCGCCGTCCAGGACCTGCTCTTCTCCGTGCAGCTCGTCTACCACCGCACCTACCAGGTCATCCCGCTGCTGATGGTCGCCACCATCTGGTACACCGTCGTCACCTCGGTGCTCAGCCTCGGCCAGTACTACGTCGAGAAGCACTACGCGCGCGGTTCGGAGCGCTCGCGATGAGCACGTCGAAGCCGACTCTCGTGATCGTCGGGGCCGGGCCGCGGGGGACCGGTCTCATCGAGCGCATCGCCGCCAACGCGCCCGAGCTGTACGCCGGTTCGGGCGCCGAAGGTCTCGACATCCATCTTGTCGATCCCCATCCGCCGGGTGCCGGACGCATCTGGCGCGAGGCGCAGTCGCCGCTGCTGTGGATGAACTCGCACGCCGAGGACGTCACCATGTTCACCGACGAGACGGTGGCCATGGCCGGGCCTGTGCGCCCCGGTCCCACACTGCACGAATGGGCGGCCGTCGACGGCCGCACCTTCGCCGACCGACAGCTGCAAGGGGCCTACCTGAGCTGGGTGCACGAGCAAGCCGTGGCTGCCCTGCCGCCGGACGTCACCGTCCACCATCACCCGTGCAGGGCCCTGCGCGTCAGCGGCCCGCGCGAGGGGCGCCAGCAGGTGTGGCTGGAGGGCCGTCCGCGTCCCCTCCTCGCCGACCTCGTCGTTCTCGCGCTCGGCCATCTGGACGCCGAACTCGACCAGGAGCAGCGCGAATTGGCGGCGTACGCCCGTGCCCACGACCTGGTCCACCTGCCGCCCGACTTCACCGCCGACAGCGACCTGTCCTCGCTCGCGCCCGGCGAACCCGTCCTCGTGCGCGGCTTCGGACTCGCCTTCGTCGACCTGATGGTGCTGCTCACGGAGGGGCGGGGCGGGCGGTACGACGGTGACACGTACGTGCCCTCGGGGCAGGAGCCGGTGCTGTACGTCGGGTCGCGGCGCGGAGTGCCGTACCACTCGAAGATCGGTTACGACTGGACCGGTGAACGGCCGCCGCTTCCCCGCTTCTTCGGGCCCGCCGAGGTCGACGCGGTGCTCGCACGACCGGACGGTTTCGACTTCCGGCGCGATGTGTGGCCGTTGATCGAGAAGGAGTTGGGGTTCGCGCACTACCACCGGCTGTTCGGCGTGCATCCCGAGCGGACGAGTATCGCCTGGACCGACTTCGAGGAGAAGTACGCGGCGGGGGAGGCGGCGGAGCGCGAGGCTCTCGTGGCGTCCGCCGTGCCCGACCCCGCCGACCGGCTCGACCTCGCGGCGCTCGACCGTCCACTGGACGGGGTGCGGTACGCGTCGGAGGAGGAGTTCCAGGAGGGACTCCGGGCGTACATAGAGGGTGATCTGAGGCGACGTCATGATCCCGGGAACAGCCCTGACTTGGCCGTCTTCCTCGGACTGCTCTCCGTCTACGGGCAGTTGATCCGGCTCGGTGACGTCGGGCCCTGGTGGCACGGCTTCTTCAGCTACCTCGCCTCGGGGCCGCCCGGACCCCGGCTGCGGCAGATGCTCGCACTCTCCCGGGCCGGCGTCGTGCGGTTCGTGGGCGCGGACATGGCCGTGGTCGCCGAGGGCGGGGTGTTCCGGGCGTCGAGCGCGACCGTGCCGGGCGCGACGGTCGAGGCACGGGCGCTCGTCGAGGCGCGGCTGCCCGAGCCCACCGTCGGACGCGCCCTCGACCCGCTGTTGCGTGAACTGCACGACGACGGGGCCGTCGAGACCCCGGAGGGGCTGCTGCGGGTGGACCGCACCGACGGGCGGATCCTCGACAGGGCCGGGCAGCCACACCCCCGGCGGTTCGCGCTGGGGCCCTACACCGACGTACGTACCCCCGGCGCCTTCACCCGGCCGCGCACCGGCGGGCCCGCGTTCCGGCAGAACGACGCCACCGCGCGAGCCGCGCTGGCGTTCCTGCGCGACCTTGCGTGTCGGGCCGCCGCGTAACTCCCGACCGTCAACTCCACTGCCAGCACAAGGGATTCACACGATGACCTTCATGGTCGACATCAGGTCCGTCCACAAGAGCTTCGGACCACTGGAAGTGCTCAAGGGCATCGACTTCGCGGTGCGCACCGGCGAGGTCACCGTGGTCCTCGGCCCGTCCGGCTCCGGCAAGTCCACGCTGCTGCGCACCATCAACCACCTGGAGAAGGTGGACCGGGGCCGGATCAGCGTCGACGGCTCGCTGGTCGGCTACCGGCGCTCCGGCGACAAGCTGTACGAGCTGCGTGAGCGCGAGATCCTGAGGCAGCGCACCCGGATCGGGTTCGTCTTCCAGAACTTCAACCTCTTCCCGCACCTCACCGTGCTGGACAACATCGTCGAGGCCCCGGTCTCCGCGCTGAAGCGCCCGCGCAAGGACGCCGTCGAGGCGGCGCGGGCACTGCTCGACCGGGTGGGGCTCGCCGACAAGGCCGACGCCTACCCGAAGCGGCTCTCCGGCGGCCAGCAGCAACGCGTCGCCATCGCCCGCGCGCTCGCCCTGGAGCCGAAGCTGCTGCTCTTCGACGAGCCGACCTCGGCGCTCGACCCCGAGCTGGTCGGCGAAGTCCTCGACGTCATCAAGGATCTGGCCCACCAGGGCACCACGATGATCGTCGTCACGCACGAGATCGGGTTCGCCCGGGAGGTCGCCGACACCGTCGTCTTCATGGACGACGGGCGGATCGTCGAGCAGGGCGCCCCCGGTGACGTACTCGACCGGCCGCGGCACGAACGGACGCGGTCGTTCCTGTCCAAGGTTCTTTGATCCCTCTCCAGGGGTCTTTGATCGGTTTACCGGAGAGAGGTTTCACTCGATATGACCGCACCGCACGGCCGGGGGCTGCTGCACCTGGCCGCCGCCCTCGATCAACAGGCGGCCTTCGACGCCGCCTCGTACGTCGGGACGGCGCAGCTCGCGGAGCGTGGCGGGCTCGACTTCGTGACGCTCGGCGACACCTTCGCGCGCCCCGGGCCCGACGCGCTCGCCGTGCTCTCCCGTGTCGCGCCCGCCACCCGCCGGATCGGTCTGGTGCCGACCGTGACCACCACCCACACCGAGCCCTTCCACGTCCAGGCGGCCGTGGCGACCCTCGACTGGGTCAGCCGCGGCCGGGCCGGCTGGCAGCTCGACGTGTCGACGACCGAGGGCGAGGCCCGCCTCTTCGGCCGCCGGCACGCCGCACCCACCGACGCGCTGTGGCGGGAGGCCGGCGAGATCGCCGAGGCGGCCGCCCGGCTCTGGGACAGCTGGGAGGACGACGCCGAGATACGCGACGAGGCCACCGGCCGATTCATCGACCGGGACAAGCTGCACCACGTCGACTTCCAGGGCGCCACCTTCTTCGTGAAGGGCCCCTCGGTCGTGCCGCGGCCCCCGCAGGGCCACCCCGTGCGGGTCGTCGACGCCACCGAGGGGGCCGCCCGGCGGGTCGCCGCCCGGTACGCCGACGTGGCGCTCGTCCGGGTCGTGGGACCCGCGCAGGCCCGGGCCGTGCGGACCGAACTCCGGGAGGCGGCAGCGGAGTTCGGCCGCAACCCCGACACCCTGCGGGTCCTCGGTTCGCTCGTCGTCGACCTCGGCGACGGGGAGTGCGCGGCCGAGCCGGGATGGGGGTCCCCCCTGTTCGAGCGAAGCCGAGAACTTGGGGGAGGTGGTGGCGGTCCCCGGCAGACCGCGCAGGGGCCGCTGTACCGGGGCGGCCCGGTGGACCTGGCCGAGCTGATCGCCGCCTGGCACGCGTCCGAGGCCGTCGACGGCTTCCACCTCACCCCGGTCGAGCCGCGCCGTGACCTGGAACGGCTCGTGAACGCAACGGTGGCGCTGCTCCAGCACCGCGGTCTGTTCCGCACCTTCTATCCGGGCAGCACGCTCAGGGAGCACCTGGGGCTGGCCCGGCCCGCCAACCAGTACGCCGTGACAGGGGGAGCGTCATGACCGTACGCAAGCGCATGCATCTGGCGGCGCACTTCCCGGGCGTCAACAGCACCACCGTCTGGACCGACCCGCGCTCGAAGTCCCAGATCGACTTCGCCTCCTTCGAGCACCTCGCGCGCACCGCCGAACGCGGCCTGTTCGACTTCTTCTTCCTCGCCGAGGGGCTGCGGCTGCGTGAACACAAGGGACGTATCCACGACCTGGACGTCGTGGGGCGACCGGAGTCGATCACCGTCCTCAACGCGCTCGCCGCCGTCACCGAGCGGCTCGGGCTCGCCGCCACGGTCAACGCGACCTTCAACGAGCCGTACGAACTCGCCCGCAGACTGGCCACGCTGGACCACCTCAGCGGGGGCCGGGCCGCTTGGAACGTGGTCACCTCCTCCGACGCCTTCACCGGGGAGAACTTCCGCCGCGGCGGCTTTCTCGACCGCGCCGACCGGTATGCGCGCGCCGCCGAATTCGTCGCCACGGCACGAGAGCTGTGGGACTCCTGGACGCCGGAAGGCGTGGCGCGCCCCTTCGCGCACCAGGGGCGGCACTTCGACATCGCGGGGGAGTTCGGGCTGCCGCGCTCACCGCAGGGGCGGCCCGTCGTCATCCAGGCCGGGGACTCGGACGAGGGCCGGGAGTTCGCCGCGTCCACGGCGGACGTGGTCTTCACCCGGCACGGGACTCTGGAAGCCGGCCGGGAGTTCTACGCCGATGTGAAGGGGCGGCTCGCGACGTACGGGCGGTCGCCCGAGGACCTGAAGATCATGCCCGGTGTCACCGTCGTGCTCGGTGACACCGCGGCCGACGCGCGGGAGCGGGCCGCCGAGATCCGCCGCCGGCAGGTCTCCCCGCAGAACGCGCTCCTCGCCCTGGAACAGATCTGGGGCGTCGACCTCTCCTCGTACGACCCCGATGGGCCCCTGCCCGACATCGACCCGGAGCCGGCCCTCGCGCAGGGGCGGGTGCGCGTCGCCGACCCCCTCGCGGTGGCGGAGAAGTGGCGGGCCCTGTCGCGGGCGAAGGGGCTGTCCATCCGGCAGACCGTGATCG is a window of Streptomyces mirabilis DNA encoding:
- a CDS encoding NtaA/DmoA family FMN-dependent monooxygenase (This protein belongs to a clade of FMN-dependent monooxygenases, within a broader family of flavin-dependent oxidoreductases, the luciferase-like monooxygenase (LMM) family, some of whose members use coenzyme F420 rather than FMN.); this encodes MTVRKRMHLAAHFPGVNSTTVWTDPRSKSQIDFASFEHLARTAERGLFDFFFLAEGLRLREHKGRIHDLDVVGRPESITVLNALAAVTERLGLAATVNATFNEPYELARRLATLDHLSGGRAAWNVVTSSDAFTGENFRRGGFLDRADRYARAAEFVATARELWDSWTPEGVARPFAHQGRHFDIAGEFGLPRSPQGRPVVIQAGDSDEGREFAASTADVVFTRHGTLEAGREFYADVKGRLATYGRSPEDLKIMPGVTVVLGDTAADARERAAEIRRRQVSPQNALLALEQIWGVDLSSYDPDGPLPDIDPEPALAQGRVRVADPLAVAEKWRALSRAKGLSIRQTVIEASGRQSFIGTPEAVAAELDEFVTADAADGFILVPHLTPDGLDEFVDRVVPLLQERDAFRTEYTGMTLRSHLGLPEPVWKG
- a CDS encoding LLM class flavin-dependent oxidoreductase, producing the protein MTAPHGRGLLHLAAALDQQAAFDAASYVGTAQLAERGGLDFVTLGDTFARPGPDALAVLSRVAPATRRIGLVPTVTTTHTEPFHVQAAVATLDWVSRGRAGWQLDVSTTEGEARLFGRRHAAPTDALWREAGEIAEAAARLWDSWEDDAEIRDEATGRFIDRDKLHHVDFQGATFFVKGPSVVPRPPQGHPVRVVDATEGAARRVAARYADVALVRVVGPAQARAVRTELREAAAEFGRNPDTLRVLGSLVVDLGDGECAAEPGWGSPLFERSRELGGGGGGPRQTAQGPLYRGGPVDLAELIAAWHASEAVDGFHLTPVEPRRDLERLVNATVALLQHRGLFRTFYPGSTLREHLGLARPANQYAVTGGAS
- a CDS encoding FAD/NAD(P)-binding protein — translated: MSTSKPTLVIVGAGPRGTGLIERIAANAPELYAGSGAEGLDIHLVDPHPPGAGRIWREAQSPLLWMNSHAEDVTMFTDETVAMAGPVRPGPTLHEWAAVDGRTFADRQLQGAYLSWVHEQAVAALPPDVTVHHHPCRALRVSGPREGRQQVWLEGRPRPLLADLVVLALGHLDAELDQEQRELAAYARAHDLVHLPPDFTADSDLSSLAPGEPVLVRGFGLAFVDLMVLLTEGRGGRYDGDTYVPSGQEPVLYVGSRRGVPYHSKIGYDWTGERPPLPRFFGPAEVDAVLARPDGFDFRRDVWPLIEKELGFAHYHRLFGVHPERTSIAWTDFEEKYAAGEAAEREALVASAVPDPADRLDLAALDRPLDGVRYASEEEFQEGLRAYIEGDLRRRHDPGNSPDLAVFLGLLSVYGQLIRLGDVGPWWHGFFSYLASGPPGPRLRQMLALSRAGVVRFVGADMAVVAEGGVFRASSATVPGATVEARALVEARLPEPTVGRALDPLLRELHDDGAVETPEGLLRVDRTDGRILDRAGQPHPRRFALGPYTDVRTPGAFTRPRTGGPAFRQNDATARAALAFLRDLACRAAA
- a CDS encoding amino acid ABC transporter ATP-binding protein; the protein is MTFMVDIRSVHKSFGPLEVLKGIDFAVRTGEVTVVLGPSGSGKSTLLRTINHLEKVDRGRISVDGSLVGYRRSGDKLYELREREILRQRTRIGFVFQNFNLFPHLTVLDNIVEAPVSALKRPRKDAVEAARALLDRVGLADKADAYPKRLSGGQQQRVAIARALALEPKLLLFDEPTSALDPELVGEVLDVIKDLAHQGTTMIVVTHEIGFAREVADTVVFMDDGRIVEQGAPGDVLDRPRHERTRSFLSKVL
- a CDS encoding amino acid ABC transporter permease, translating into MSSDTLAKTSAAPDIPEQADSLRIVPQRRLGQWTAAVAVLVLLGLAVTSVVRNKAFQWGVVGDYFTSDSVLRGLWLTLWLTAVVMVLGFVLGALLAAARLSANPVLRGVSWGYVWLFRSIPILVQLLLWFNIGALYPQLLGVKTVNLFTPIAVAIIGLTLHEAAYAAEVVRGGILSVDRGQIEAAQALGLSRWRRWWRIVLPQAMRSIVPPAGNMLIGTLKGTSIVSVIAVQDLLFSVQLVYHRTYQVIPLLMVATIWYTVVTSVLSLGQYYVEKHYARGSERSR